In the genome of Streptomyces aquilus, the window CGGAGGGCTGCTGCCAGGCGTGCACGACGCGCAGCCGGGCGTGGCGCAGCCGGGCGGCCTCGAAGGCGAACTCGATCACCTCGTCGCAGGGGTCGCCGAGGTCGAGGGCGAGGACGACGTCCCGGTAGGGGGTGCGGGTGGAGTCATGGCCGTCGATGTCCGGAACGTGCTCGTCCGGCGCGGTCTCCTCCGCGCGGACGAGCACGACGGGCCGGGCGGCCCTGGCCACCACGCCGAGGGCGACGGATCCGACCACGAAGCCCGTGAAACCGCTCAGACCGCGCGAGCCCAGCACGAGCAGATCGGCCTGGTCGGCCGCGCGCAGCAGGGCGGCGGTCGCCGGCCCCTCGACCTGTTCCTCTTCGAGGCGGATGCCGGGGCAGGTGCGCTGGATGCGTTCCTCGGCCTGGCGCAGGCAGCGGCGGGCCAGGTGCCGTTGGGCGGCCGTGGCGAGTTCGCCGTTCTGACGGGGATGCCAGCTCCAGGCATGCAGCAGTTTCAGCGGCCGACTGC includes:
- a CDS encoding universal stress protein, with the translated sequence MLLPVIAAVDGSAESLAAAEWAAREAARRSRPLKLLHAWSWHPRQNGELATAAQRHLARRCLRQAEERIQRTCPGIRLEEEQVEGPATAALLRAADQADLLVLGSRGLSGFTGFVVGSVALGVVARAARPVVLVRAEETAPDEHVPDIDGHDSTRTPYRDVVLALDLGDPCDEVIEFAFEAARLRHARLRVVHAWQQPSAFALGPGDIGLVQEPQRADEWLGFMTAVLQVWRDKYPEVEVVETVTEGRAQSVLVRAASGASLLVVGRRDTDRPAGPRTGPVAHAAIHHVGCPVAVVPHA